From Vagococcus jeotgali, one genomic window encodes:
- a CDS encoding dihydrolipoamide acetyltransferase family protein, with protein MAEKLIMPTLGLTMIEGTVDQWYKQVGDTVAKGEAVVTISSEKLTHDVESPIDGVLFSIIADEGAEVPCQELIGYVGETGEEIPSGEVSEKASDEDIVEVKETKVETIAVNQPPTRDAGARVFATPLAKKMAQAKGFNLEEIIGTGGNGRITRRDVERFVPSMPVASQVLSDIGEGLEGMRKVIAKRMHQSLHQSAQLTLHRKVDITSLLTFRQDLKAKSNGKLLRSALSINTLMIKAVTLALKEHPEMNAWYDGQALVTHDEIHMGVAVSVHDGLVVPVIRDVHQKGLSQIGEGFVTVTSQAVDGSLPGDLYSGSTFTITNLGNAGVEYFTPILNTPELGILGVGATTNKLIFDDNKEIKEISELPLSLTFDHQVIDGAPAAEFLSKITYYLENPYLLVV; from the coding sequence ATGGCGGAAAAACTAATTATGCCCACACTTGGGCTAACGATGATAGAAGGTACAGTGGACCAGTGGTATAAACAAGTAGGAGACACAGTAGCAAAAGGTGAAGCAGTTGTCACGATCAGTTCAGAAAAATTAACTCATGATGTAGAGTCTCCAATTGATGGTGTATTATTTAGTATCATAGCTGATGAGGGTGCAGAAGTACCTTGCCAAGAATTAATCGGATACGTGGGAGAAACTGGAGAAGAAATACCTAGTGGTGAAGTAAGTGAGAAGGCTTCTGATGAGGACATAGTAGAAGTAAAAGAGACAAAAGTAGAGACAATAGCTGTAAATCAGCCTCCTACAAGAGATGCAGGTGCGAGAGTTTTTGCCACACCTTTAGCTAAAAAAATGGCCCAAGCCAAAGGATTTAATTTGGAAGAAATTATTGGTACTGGTGGAAACGGACGCATTACAAGACGAGATGTTGAGCGTTTTGTACCAAGTATGCCAGTAGCATCTCAAGTATTATCTGATATTGGTGAAGGACTAGAAGGTATGCGTAAAGTGATTGCTAAGCGTATGCATCAAAGTTTACATCAATCAGCTCAATTAACTCTACATAGAAAAGTTGACATTACTAGTTTACTTACCTTCAGACAAGATTTAAAAGCAAAATCTAATGGCAAGTTATTAAGAAGTGCTCTAAGTATTAATACATTGATGATTAAAGCTGTGACTCTTGCCCTAAAAGAGCACCCAGAGATGAATGCATGGTATGATGGACAAGCATTAGTAACTCATGATGAGATTCACATGGGTGTTGCCGTATCTGTACATGACGGATTAGTTGTACCAGTAATTAGAGATGTTCATCAAAAAGGATTGTCACAAATTGGTGAGGGCTTTGTCACAGTAACATCTCAAGCAGTAGATGGTAGTTTACCTGGAGATTTATATAGTGGATCAACATTTACCATTACAAATTTAGGTAATGCTGGAGTTGAATACTTTACTCCGATTTTAAATACACCAGAATTAGGTATTTTAGGTGTTGGAGCAACAACAAATAAATTGATTTTTGATGATAACAAAGAAATTAAAGAGATTTCTGAATTGCCACTAAGCTTGACGTTTGATCATCAAGTGATTGACGGAGCACCAGCAGCAGAGTTTTTAAGTAAAATCACCTATTATTTAGAAAATCCATATTTATTAGTTGTTTAG
- a CDS encoding alpha-ketoacid dehydrogenase subunit beta has protein sequence MGEDIAGGTTIEHLEGEGVWGGVFGVTKGLVEKHDFERVIDTPISEMGYMGAAVGAAATGLRPVPELMFNDFIGFCLDTILAQGSKMRYMFGGKAKIPLTVRTCHGAGASAAAQHSGSYYGMFGAIPGVKVVVPSNPYDAKGLLLAAIEDDNIVIYSEDKTLYGLKGDVPEDYYTVEIGKAKVKREGTDLTIVTIGKMLYVALDVATELEKSGVSVEVIDLITVAPWDQETVINSVKKTGRLIVIDEANPHNNTATDIASIVGDKAFDYLDGPIKCICAPNTPVPFATNLEALYLPDKEKVLKQANELIEDLK, from the coding sequence ATGGGTGAAGATATCGCTGGTGGTACAACGATTGAACACTTAGAAGGAGAAGGTGTTTGGGGTGGTGTGTTTGGTGTTACAAAAGGTCTTGTTGAAAAACATGATTTTGAGCGTGTGATTGATACACCAATCTCAGAAATGGGTTACATGGGAGCAGCAGTAGGTGCAGCAGCAACTGGCCTTAGACCTGTACCAGAATTAATGTTTAACGATTTTATCGGGTTTTGTTTAGATACGATTTTAGCTCAAGGGTCAAAAATGCGCTATATGTTTGGTGGTAAAGCTAAAATTCCCTTAACAGTTAGAACATGTCACGGAGCTGGTGCTTCAGCAGCCGCCCAACATTCAGGTTCTTATTATGGTATGTTTGGTGCGATTCCTGGTGTTAAAGTAGTTGTCCCGTCAAATCCTTATGATGCCAAAGGATTATTACTTGCAGCAATTGAAGATGATAACATTGTGATTTATTCAGAAGACAAAACGCTTTACGGATTAAAAGGTGATGTTCCAGAAGATTACTATACTGTTGAAATTGGTAAGGCTAAAGTAAAACGTGAAGGAACAGATTTAACCATTGTGACGATTGGAAAAATGCTTTATGTTGCTCTTGATGTCGCAACTGAACTAGAAAAATCTGGTGTATCTGTTGAAGTGATCGATTTAATTACAGTAGCACCTTGGGATCAGGAAACAGTAATCAACTCAGTTAAGAAAACAGGACGTTTAATCGTCATTGATGAAGCTAATCCACACAATAATACAGCAACAGATATCGCTTCAATTGTTGGGGATAAAGCATTTGATTATTTAGATGGCCCAATCAAATGTATCTGTGCACCAAATACACCAGTTCCATTTGCAACTAATTTAGAGGCACTTTATTTACCAGATAAAGAAAAAGTATTAAAACAAGCAAATGAATTAATCGAAGACTTAAAATAA
- a CDS encoding helix-turn-helix domain-containing protein yields the protein MLQFRNLKKLVKTGEFREDLFYRIYVIPLTLPPLRERQEDIQELAHYFCLKKNWFPEWLPQALDIAKDYEWAGNIREFQNFLERLYVFYPIKCPPKNKLEEMIQVGAISLRQTTSNTILPDSSEKKLIEAVLKEQQYHMSRSAKELGIARSTLYRKVDKYNIILPA from the coding sequence ATGTTGCAATTTAGAAACTTAAAAAAGTTAGTAAAAACAGGTGAATTTAGAGAAGACTTATTTTACCGTATCTATGTGATTCCACTGACACTTCCACCACTTAGGGAAAGACAAGAAGATATTCAAGAGTTAGCTCATTATTTCTGTTTGAAAAAAAATTGGTTCCCTGAATGGTTACCACAAGCCTTAGATATAGCCAAAGATTATGAATGGGCTGGAAATATTAGAGAGTTTCAAAATTTTTTAGAACGATTATATGTCTTTTACCCAATCAAATGCCCGCCTAAAAATAAATTAGAAGAGATGATCCAAGTAGGGGCTATATCTCTGAGACAAACGACTTCTAACACCATACTTCCAGATTCATCAGAAAAAAAATTGATAGAGGCTGTTTTAAAAGAACAACAATACCATATGAGTCGCAGTGCAAAAGAGCTTGGAATAGCACGAAGTACGCTTTATAGAAAAGTAGATAAATATAATATTATCTTACCAGCATAA
- a CDS encoding GAF domain-containing protein, whose protein sequence is MFTKKQVWETYITAQHVDATVVPQRIAESWDYCSKKNVNPYLSYELDEVPQPTLTLVRKELQQVIRLVKDEIFRLSDFFYVKKPLFVLTDAKGVIIWRDGHHETRDQATSIKFHEGSIWTEDAVGTNAIGVAIRTEQPVVVTQYEHFSKASHPFTCTTSPILDANDHPIATLTVSTMEHVNESQYTLIALQVITKNIQNEFKKEAITTKKRELLEAIGSPVTRGVICDKDNNIVAVSKEFEEESLSKDQNMLVSKGFNKITLIFRYFYQSG, encoded by the coding sequence ATGTTCACAAAGAAACAAGTGTGGGAAACATACATAACGGCACAGCATGTTGATGCTACAGTTGTACCGCAACGTATTGCTGAGTCTTGGGATTATTGTTCAAAGAAAAATGTAAACCCTTACCTGTCTTATGAATTAGATGAAGTTCCCCAACCAACATTAACTCTCGTCCGTAAAGAATTACAACAAGTTATTAGACTAGTTAAAGATGAGATTTTTCGTCTATCAGACTTTTTTTATGTAAAGAAACCCTTATTTGTGTTAACTGATGCAAAAGGTGTCATTATTTGGCGAGATGGGCATCATGAGACAAGAGATCAAGCAACTTCGATTAAATTTCATGAAGGGAGTATCTGGACTGAAGATGCAGTTGGAACAAACGCTATTGGTGTGGCTATTAGGACAGAACAACCTGTTGTTGTCACTCAATATGAGCACTTTTCAAAAGCCTCTCATCCTTTTACTTGTACGACCTCTCCGATTTTAGATGCTAATGATCATCCTATTGCTACTTTGACAGTATCTACAATGGAACATGTTAATGAAAGTCAATATACTTTAATCGCTTTGCAGGTTATCACCAAAAATATTCAAAATGAGTTTAAAAAAGAAGCTATAACAACTAAAAAACGTGAGTTATTAGAAGCAATTGGTTCACCTGTTACAAGAGGTGTGATTTGTGACAAAGATAATAATATCGTTGCTGTATCAAAAGAATTTGAAGAAGAATCCTTATCTAAAGATCAAAACATGTTGGTAAGTAAGGGTTTCAATAAAATAACACTGATATTTAGATATTTTTACCAGAGTGGCTAA
- the whiA gene encoding DNA-binding protein WhiA, with protein sequence MSYASDVKKELTTLEVHKEHAKAELAALIRMNGSVTLANHHFVLNVQTENAAIARRIYTLLKDHYQVNSELLVRRKMKLKKNNVYIVRLKQETKAVLSDLEIMDGMMFNLNAAPSIMGNEQKMRSYLRGAFLAGGSVNNPETSRYHLEIYSMYEEQCEDLCEMLKFYGLNGRVIERRSGFITYLKGAEEIADFLVLIGATNAMLKFEDVRIVRDLRNSVNRLMNCENANMNKTADAAKRQIENIRLIESTVGLDQLPERLREVAVVRLEHPEISLKELGELIPSGPITKSGINHRIRKINEYASELS encoded by the coding sequence ATGTCTTATGCATCAGATGTCAAAAAAGAACTAACAACACTTGAGGTTCATAAAGAGCATGCAAAGGCTGAATTGGCAGCTTTAATTCGAATGAATGGTTCAGTGACACTAGCTAATCATCATTTTGTATTAAATGTACAAACTGAAAATGCAGCAATAGCTAGACGAATTTATACCTTATTAAAGGACCATTATCAAGTTAATAGTGAACTTTTAGTACGTCGTAAAATGAAATTAAAGAAAAATAATGTCTATATTGTTAGACTAAAACAAGAAACAAAAGCTGTATTAAGTGATTTAGAAATTATGGACGGCATGATGTTTAACCTCAACGCGGCACCTTCTATTATGGGGAATGAACAAAAGATGCGCTCTTATTTAAGAGGGGCATTTTTAGCAGGTGGCTCAGTAAACAATCCAGAAACTAGTCGATATCATTTAGAAATCTACTCTATGTATGAAGAACAGTGTGAAGATTTATGTGAGATGTTAAAATTCTACGGCTTAAATGGTCGTGTGATTGAGAGGCGTTCTGGATTTATCACTTATTTAAAAGGTGCCGAAGAAATTGCTGATTTTTTAGTTTTAATTGGTGCTACAAACGCCATGTTAAAATTTGAGGATGTCAGAATTGTTAGAGATTTAAGGAATTCCGTGAATAGACTAATGAACTGTGAAAATGCTAATATGAATAAAACGGCAGATGCAGCAAAGCGTCAAATTGAAAATATTCGTTTGATTGAGTCAACTGTTGGGCTAGATCAATTACCAGAGCGCCTTAGAGAGGTGGCAGTTGTCCGCTTAGAGCATCCTGAAATTAGTTTAAAGGAGTTAGGTGAGTTAATCCCATCTGGTCCAATAACTAAATCAGGTATCAATCATCGTATTCGTAAAATTAATGAATATGCGAGTGAATTAAGTTAG
- a CDS encoding gluconeogenesis factor YvcK family protein, with protein sequence MKTYRIRKPKIVVIGGGTGLPVILKGLRDQSADITAIVTVADDGGSSGLLRQSVKMSPPGDLRNVLVALSDMPKTYADIFQYRFKKEDDFLANHTVGNLVIAAMSEMKESTYEAIQILSKFMHVDGHIYPASENSMTLHAKFLDGTHATGESSIARERKDIDYVYVTNSEDGKPVEPARKVISSIMDADMIVLGPGSLYTSILPNLVIHEIGKAIKESSAEVVYICNIMTQKGETEHFSDADHVRVLHKHLGSNFVDTVLVNTEQVPDGYMDPEVYDEYLVQVSHDFKGLREQECRVVSTDFLELRDGGVFHDGTKVVEELFRLVFGTKY encoded by the coding sequence ATGAAAACGTACCGTATAAGAAAGCCAAAAATAGTTGTTATTGGAGGCGGGACAGGTTTACCTGTTATCTTAAAAGGCTTAAGAGACCAAAGTGCTGACATCACTGCTATTGTTACTGTAGCTGATGATGGGGGGAGTAGTGGTTTACTAAGACAAAGTGTGAAAATGAGTCCACCTGGTGATTTAAGAAATGTTTTAGTCGCACTGTCAGATATGCCTAAAACATATGCTGATATTTTTCAGTACCGATTTAAAAAAGAAGATGATTTTTTAGCTAATCATACTGTAGGAAATCTAGTCATTGCTGCTATGTCTGAAATGAAAGAAAGTACCTATGAAGCGATTCAGATTTTAAGTAAATTTATGCATGTGGATGGTCACATTTATCCAGCATCTGAAAATTCAATGACCTTACATGCTAAATTTTTAGACGGGACACATGCAACTGGTGAGAGTTCTATTGCAAGAGAACGAAAAGATATTGATTATGTTTATGTCACTAATTCAGAAGATGGCAAACCCGTTGAGCCAGCTAGAAAAGTGATTTCTTCTATTATGGATGCTGATATGATTGTTCTTGGACCTGGTAGTTTATACACCAGTATTTTACCAAACTTAGTTATCCATGAAATAGGAAAAGCCATTAAAGAATCAAGTGCAGAGGTTGTCTATATTTGTAATATTATGACTCAAAAAGGAGAGACAGAGCATTTTTCTGATGCTGATCATGTGAGGGTATTACATAAACATCTTGGTTCAAATTTTGTTGATACTGTGCTTGTAAATACAGAGCAAGTACCTGATGGTTATATGGATCCAGAAGTATATGATGAATATTTAGTCCAAGTTAGTCATGATTTTAAAGGCTTACGAGAGCAAGAGTGTCGTGTTGTTTCGACGGATTTTCTAGAACTTAGAGATGGTGGTGTCTTCCACGATGGCACAAAAGTAGTTGAGGAATTGTTCCGATTAGTATTTGGAACGAAATATTAA
- the rapZ gene encoding RNase adapter RapZ, with the protein MEENQQVDSLQLVVITGMSGAGKTVAIQSFEDMGFFCIDNLPPSLIPKFWELIKESGKIAKIALVIDLRSRGFFEELQNMLIEIENTKMIDTTVMFLDASDKELVSRYKETRRAHPMAMDGLVTEGIDKERALLTEIKAEAQLVIDTTKLTPRELREQIIHHFKEEEDVSTFRVELVSFGFKYGLPIDADIVMDVRFLPNPHYVDELRPLTGKNQEVYDYVMTSELTEDFYQKYEDLILSILPGYIKEGKMSLTIAIGCTGGQHRSVALTERLGARIMEEYKANITHRDILKRKESVNRS; encoded by the coding sequence ATGGAAGAAAATCAACAAGTAGATAGTTTACAATTAGTCGTTATCACAGGTATGAGTGGTGCTGGTAAAACAGTTGCTATTCAAAGTTTTGAAGATATGGGATTCTTTTGTATTGATAACTTACCACCAAGTTTAATTCCAAAGTTTTGGGAATTAATTAAAGAGTCAGGAAAAATTGCTAAAATTGCGTTAGTGATTGATTTGAGGTCTAGAGGATTTTTTGAAGAATTACAAAACATGCTCATTGAAATTGAAAATACAAAGATGATTGACACAACAGTGATGTTCCTAGATGCCTCAGACAAAGAGTTAGTTTCTCGTTATAAAGAAACAAGACGTGCTCACCCTATGGCGATGGATGGCCTAGTAACAGAAGGTATTGATAAAGAACGTGCCTTATTAACTGAAATTAAAGCAGAAGCGCAATTAGTGATTGATACAACAAAACTGACACCACGTGAATTACGTGAACAAATTATTCATCATTTTAAAGAAGAAGAAGATGTGTCAACATTTAGAGTTGAGTTAGTATCATTTGGTTTTAAATATGGCTTACCTATTGATGCTGATATTGTAATGGACGTCAGATTTTTACCAAACCCTCACTATGTCGATGAATTACGCCCCTTAACAGGTAAAAATCAAGAAGTTTATGATTATGTTATGACATCAGAGTTAACAGAAGATTTTTATCAAAAATATGAAGATTTAATTTTAAGTATCTTACCAGGATATATTAAAGAAGGAAAAATGAGTTTAACGATTGCGATAGGTTGTACAGGTGGCCAACATCGCTCCGTTGCTCTAACTGAGCGTTTAGGTGCTAGAATTATGGAAGAGTATAAAGCTAATATTACTCACCGTGATATCTTAAAACGTAAAGAGTCGGTTAATAGATCATGA
- the uvrA gene encoding excinuclease ABC subunit UvrA, producing MANDKIVIHGARAHNLKNIDVTIPRDQLVVITGLSGSGKSSLAFDTLYAEGQRRYVESLSSYARQFLGQMDKPDVDSIDGLSPAISIDQKTTSKNPRSTVGTVTEINDYLRLLYARVGTPICPNDGTEISSQSPEQMTDKLLELKERTRLQILAPVVRGKKGQHKKVIEKIKKDGFVRLRIDGENYDISEVPELEKNKKHDIEIVVDRIVVKDGVRSRLFDSIELALRLAEGYVLVDVISQEEMLFSEHYACPYCGFTVGDIEPRLFSFNTPFGACPECDGLSLRLEVDEDLVIPDPTKSLREGAIAPWNPISSNYYPQMLEQACQSFNIDFDIPYESISEEDKNILLRGSGEKTFHFHYENEFGGVRDVDIPFEGIITNINRRYHETNSDYTREQMKLYMTELTCETCHGYRLNKEALSVKVEGKHIGEVSQLSVKDSLIHMSQLTFGQQDTVISKPILKEIQDRLSFLENVGLGYLTLSRAAGTLSGGEAQRIRLATQIGSNLSGVLYILDEPSIGLHQRDNNRLIDSLKKMRDLGNTLIVVEHDEDTMRAADYLIDMGPGAGEFGGEVIAYGTPEEVEQDEKSLTGQYLSGKKEISTPTKRRSSNGQAIRLTGASENNLKNVSVEFPMGQFVSVTGVSGSGKSTLVNSILKKALAQKINRNSEKPGKYKTISGYESIEKIIDIDQSPIGRTPRSNPATYTSVFDDIRDLFAQTNEAKTRGYKKGRFSFNVKGGRCEACRGDGIIKIEMHFLPDVYVPCEVCHGKRYNSETLEVQFKGKNIAEILEMTVEDAVEFFRAIPKIHRKLQTIVDVGLGYVKLGQSATTLSGGEAQRMKLASELHKRSTGKNFYILDEPTTGLHTEDIKRLLVVLNRLVDQGNTVLVIEHNLDVIKTSDHVIDLGPEGGDGGGTIIATGTPEEIILVEESHTGHYLKDVMK from the coding sequence ATGGCAAATGATAAAATAGTCATTCACGGAGCGAGAGCTCACAATTTAAAAAATATAGACGTTACCATTCCAAGAGACCAGTTAGTTGTCATTACTGGACTATCAGGATCAGGAAAGAGTTCACTGGCCTTTGACACACTATATGCTGAAGGTCAAAGGCGATACGTAGAAAGTTTGTCATCATATGCCAGACAATTTTTAGGGCAAATGGACAAACCAGATGTGGATAGTATCGACGGTCTAAGTCCTGCTATTTCAATTGATCAAAAAACTACAAGTAAAAATCCAAGGTCAACTGTTGGGACGGTTACTGAAATCAATGATTACCTGCGTCTACTTTATGCCCGAGTTGGCACGCCGATTTGTCCTAACGATGGCACAGAAATTAGTAGTCAATCGCCTGAGCAGATGACAGATAAATTACTAGAGCTCAAAGAGCGTACCCGACTACAAATTTTGGCTCCTGTTGTTAGAGGGAAAAAAGGACAACACAAAAAAGTTATTGAAAAAATCAAAAAAGATGGGTTTGTCCGTTTAAGAATCGATGGGGAAAATTATGATATTTCTGAAGTACCTGAACTTGAAAAAAATAAAAAACATGATATTGAAATCGTAGTTGACCGTATTGTAGTTAAAGATGGTGTCAGGTCACGTTTATTTGATTCAATTGAGCTGGCTTTAAGACTAGCTGAAGGGTATGTTCTAGTAGATGTTATATCTCAAGAGGAGATGTTGTTTAGTGAGCATTATGCTTGTCCTTATTGTGGGTTTACTGTAGGAGATATTGAGCCTAGATTGTTCTCATTTAATACCCCGTTTGGTGCTTGTCCTGAGTGCGATGGTTTGAGTCTTAGACTAGAAGTTGATGAGGATTTAGTTATTCCTGATCCAACTAAATCACTAAGAGAAGGAGCGATTGCGCCTTGGAATCCAATTAGTTCAAACTACTACCCACAAATGCTAGAACAAGCGTGTCAAAGTTTTAATATTGATTTTGATATTCCTTATGAAAGTATTTCAGAAGAAGATAAAAATATATTACTTCGTGGTTCAGGAGAGAAGACATTCCATTTTCATTATGAAAATGAGTTTGGTGGAGTTAGAGATGTAGACATTCCTTTTGAGGGGATTATTACAAACATAAATAGACGTTATCATGAAACAAATAGTGATTATACAAGAGAACAGATGAAATTATACATGACAGAACTAACGTGTGAAACGTGTCATGGTTATCGGTTAAATAAAGAAGCATTATCAGTTAAAGTAGAAGGTAAACATATTGGTGAAGTAAGTCAGTTATCAGTGAAAGACTCACTAATACATATGTCTCAGTTAACTTTTGGTCAGCAAGATACTGTTATTTCAAAACCTATTTTAAAAGAAATTCAAGACCGTTTGAGCTTTTTAGAAAATGTTGGGTTGGGCTATTTAACTCTAAGCCGGGCTGCTGGTACTTTATCTGGTGGAGAGGCACAAAGGATTCGTTTAGCGACTCAAATTGGCTCTAACCTCTCAGGTGTTCTATATATTTTAGATGAGCCTTCAATTGGGTTACACCAAAGAGATAATAATCGATTAATTGATTCGCTTAAAAAGATGCGTGATTTAGGTAATACTTTAATTGTTGTAGAACATGATGAAGATACAATGCGTGCTGCAGACTATTTAATTGATATGGGACCAGGTGCTGGTGAATTTGGTGGTGAAGTGATTGCTTACGGGACACCAGAAGAGGTGGAACAAGATGAGAAGTCATTAACAGGCCAATACCTTTCTGGAAAAAAAGAAATAAGCACACCAACAAAGCGAAGAAGCAGTAACGGGCAAGCAATTAGACTAACAGGTGCTAGTGAGAATAATTTAAAAAATGTTTCAGTCGAGTTTCCTATGGGGCAATTTGTTTCGGTGACAGGTGTTTCTGGTTCTGGAAAGAGTACGTTAGTAAATAGTATTTTGAAGAAAGCTCTCGCTCAAAAAATTAATCGAAATTCAGAAAAACCAGGAAAGTATAAAACCATTAGTGGTTATGAATCAATTGAAAAAATCATTGACATTGATCAAAGCCCGATTGGTAGGACACCACGTAGTAACCCAGCTACCTATACTAGTGTATTTGATGATATTAGGGATTTATTTGCTCAAACAAATGAAGCAAAAACACGAGGGTATAAAAAGGGACGTTTTAGTTTCAACGTCAAAGGTGGTAGATGTGAAGCTTGTCGTGGGGATGGTATTATCAAGATAGAAATGCATTTTTTACCTGATGTGTATGTGCCTTGTGAAGTGTGTCATGGAAAAAGATATAATTCTGAAACGCTAGAGGTACAGTTTAAAGGTAAAAATATTGCTGAAATATTAGAAATGACAGTGGAAGATGCCGTTGAGTTTTTCAGAGCGATTCCTAAAATTCATAGGAAATTACAAACAATTGTCGATGTAGGACTAGGCTATGTTAAGTTAGGACAATCTGCCACAACACTATCTGGTGGTGAAGCCCAAAGGATGAAGTTAGCTAGTGAATTACATAAACGCTCCACAGGTAAGAATTTTTATATCTTAGATGAGCCAACAACAGGGTTACACACAGAGGATATCAAACGATTATTAGTTGTCTTAAATCGTTTAGTCGATCAAGGTAATACTGTACTTGTGATTGAGCATAATTTAGATGTGATTAAAACAAGTGATCATGTCATTGATTTAGGTCCAGAAGGTGGAGATGGCGGTGGTACAATTATTGCAACAGGGACACCTGAGGAGATTATTTTAGTTGAAGAAAGTCATACAGGACACTATTTAAAAGATGTTATGAAGTAA